In Dendropsophus ebraccatus isolate aDenEbr1 chromosome 14, aDenEbr1.pat, whole genome shotgun sequence, the following proteins share a genomic window:
- the SNAI1 gene encoding zinc finger protein SNAI1 has translation MPRSFLVKKHFTTTKKPNYSELESQTVYISPFLYDKFSIPVIPQPDILSPGAYFPPLVWDTGLLTTFFSPEPDYSKSPISTSSDDSKPLDLTSFSSEDDEGKTSDPPSPASSATEAEKFHCNQCSKSYSTFAGLSKHKQLHCDSQTRKSFSCKYCEKEYVSLGALKMHIRSHTLPCVCKICGKAFSRPWLLQGHIRTHTGEKPFSCTHCNRAFADRSNLRAHLQTHSDVKKYQCRTCSRTFSRMSLLHKHEESGCSGNH, from the exons ATGCCGCGATCATTCCTGGTCAAGAAACACTTCACCACCACCAAGAAGCCGAACTACAGCGAGCTGGAGAGCCAGACAG TCTACATTTCCCCTTTCCTCTATGACAAGTTCTCCATCCCTGTGATCCCCCAGCCGGACATCCTGAGCCCAGGAGCTTACTTCCCTCCTCTGGTCTGGGACACTGGCTTACTGACCACCTTCTTCAGCCCTGAGCCTGACTACAGCAAGTCCCCCATCTCCACCTCCAGCGATGACTCCAAACCCCTGGACCTCACCTCCTTCTCcagtgaggatgatgaggggaagACCTCGGACCCCCCCAGCCCGGCCTCCTCCGCCACAGAAGCCGAGAAGTTCCACTGTAACCAATGCAGCAAGTCTTACTCCACCTTTGCCGGACTCTCTAAGCACAAGCAGCTGCACTGTGACTCGCAGACCAGAAAGTCTTTCAGCTGCAAATACTGCGAGAAGGAATATGTCAGTCTAGGGGCCCTGAAGATGCACATCAGGAGCCACACTCTGCCCTGCGTCTGTAAGATCTGCGGCAAGGCCTTCTCCAGACCGTGGCTGCTGCAGGGCCACATCCGCACACACACAG GTGAGAAGCCGTTCTCCTGCACACATTGTAACCGAGCCTTCGCCGACCGCTCCAATCTCCGCGCCCACCTGCAGACCCATTCCGATGTCAAGAAATATCAGTGCAGGACCTGCTCCAGGACTTTCTCCCGCATGTCCCTGCTCCACAAGCACGAGGAGTCGGGCTGCTCCGGGAACCACTGA